One part of the Mya arenaria isolate MELC-2E11 chromosome 3, ASM2691426v1 genome encodes these proteins:
- the LOC128225552 gene encoding probable serine/threonine-protein kinase DDB_G0278509, translating to MYFFKLTLLLVNTLSMVSAVDEECIGQPPCYCSTFVLRNQSYYEMTCSNEGLLSIPKFDEIKVTNDALDIDLSKNNITVIGDSAFANFLVGGNTEIEIDLSSNRLQNITAAAFEGIAKNIVYLDISNNNLSALAGGLLELSSLQTLLANGNPVKILNDDLFKVVGESLTYFSVNMSFIVFWPESMQHLMSLKQLDLYGLRYTDIPVDAFDGFSESLLSLSLKKSYLPNIPQAVCSLKNMFQLDLEGSFIKNTTFICTSPLVSMIDLNMNECTLDRFPNMLASFPALKTLKIALNQIKDIAEVFIPMNHSLENLDMSFNRLQSIPYALTKFHLMVDLVLNFNNIMSVQIDDLKNFTSLIWLELNSNGILKISDDAFQNNINLDEINLSANNLTKIPSSVKTLSELKYLDLSFNDIKCTCSNFHLLKGWTVSNDLSLSGYCNQEKSSLELYINDRLPYCL from the exons atgtatttctttaaactaacG CTTCTGCTAGTCAACACGTTGTCCATGGTCTCTGCTGTCGACGAAGAATGTATAGGCCAACCTCCATGTTATTGTTCAACGTTCGTTCTTCGTAACCAGTCTTACTACGAGATGACGTGTAGTAACGAGGGTCTGCTGAGTATCCCCAAGTTTGACGAAATCAAAGTCACAAACGATGCATTGGATATAGACCTATCGAAAAACAATATCACTGTAATTGGTGACAGTGCCTTTGCGAACTTTCTCGTAGGTGGCAACACTGAAATCGAAATTGATTTATCATCAAATCGTCTACAGAATATAACTGCGGCTGCGTTTGAAGGCATTGCGAAGAACATTGTGTATTTAGACATAAGTAACAACAATCTAAGCGCTCTTGCTGGTGGCCTTCTAGAACTCAGTAGCTTACAAACTTTACTTGCGAACGGAAACCCTGTGAAAATACTGAATGATGATTTGTTTAAGGTAGTAGGTGAGTCACTGACGTATTTCAGTGTGAATATGTCATTTATTGTGTTTTGGCCAGAATCAATGCAACATCTTATGTCTCTAAAGCAGTTGGACCTCTATGGACTGCGGTATACGGATATTCCAGTTGATGCGTTTGACGGTTTCAGTGAAAGCCTATTGAGTTTATCATTAAAGAAATCTTACCTACCAAACATTCCACAAGCTGTGTGCTCGTTGAAGAACATGTTTCAACTAGATTTAGAAGGCagttttataaagaatacaaCCTTCATATGTACTTCACCGCTTGTTTCCATGATAGATTTAAACATGAACGAATGCACTCTCGACAGGTTTCCAAATATGCTTGCATCTTTCCCTGCtttgaaaacacttaaaattgctttaaatcaaatcaaagacATCGCGGAAGTCTTCATTCCGATGAATCATTCGTTGGAGAATTTAGACATGTCTTTTAACCGTCTTCAAAGCATTCCATACGCTCTcacaaagtttcatttaatggtAGATCTTGTTCtgaattttaataatatcatgtCGGTTCAAATTGATGATTTAAAGAACTTCACTTCATTGATATGGCTAGAACTTAATTCGAACGGAATTCTCAAAATTTCAGACGACGCGTTTCAGAATAATATCAATCTAGATGAGATAAACCTAAGTGCAAACAACTTGACGAAGATTCCTTCGTCTGTCAAAACCCTTAGCGAACTTAAATACCTCGATCTATCATTTAATGACATAAAATGTACGTGCTCAAATTTCCACTTATTGAAAGGCTGGACAGTTTCAAACGACTTGTCACTCAGTGGATACTGCAACCAGGAAAAGTCAAGCCTTGAGCTCTACATTAACGACCGTCTTCCGTACTGCCTGTGA